The Penaeus vannamei isolate JL-2024 chromosome 13, ASM4276789v1, whole genome shotgun sequence genome window below encodes:
- the LOC138863818 gene encoding olfactory receptor 52N4-like isoform X2: MESTLATRTAPSVSSDVNPYWWSAAFASQLVICVLGAVGSALSIFSVKLSKKMHEGMALQFNLFFFTFLIICVVILPTSLVDEYYTLNGWQEKHTGLYVALQTVFGSFERNVFGLIAVYRLMAMCFPIWFKLLSRPAVVLAVDLLLFLGVVALWLFVFLTETDQTDVGNPSTSDRGFAMYCFTLFMPIVVTISAYSTMLVIPCIHWTRAPRHSG; this comes from the exons ATGGAATCCACTCTGGCGACCAGGACAGCACCCTCCGTCAGTAGCGATGTCAACCCGTACTGGTGGTCAGCTGCTTTCGCTTCGCAGTTGGTCATCTGTGTCCTTGGCGCCGTGG GCAGCGCCCTCAGCATCTTCAGCGTGAAACTCTCCAAGAAAATGCACGAGGGAATGGCTCTCCAGTTCAACCTGTTCTTCTTCACGTTCCTCATCATCTGCGTGGTCATCCTGCCGACCTCTCTGGTGGACGAATACTACACGCTGAACGGCTGGCAGGAGAAGCACACGGGGCTCTACGTCGCCCTCCAAACCGTCTTCGGCAGCTTCGAACGCAACGTCTTCGGACTCATTGCTGTGTACAG GTTAATGGCTATGTGTTTCCCAATATGGTTTAAGCTGCTGTCTCGCCCCGCTGTGGTCCTCGCCGTCGACCTGCTCCTGTTCCTGGGAGTCGTCGCTCTGTGGCTCTTCGTGTTCCTGACGGAG acCGACCAAACTGACGTGGGCAATCCAAGCACCAGTGACAGAGGCTTTGCAATGTACTGTTTCACTCTGTTTATGCCAATTGTTGTCACCATCTCCGCTTATTCCACAATGCTTGTGATT CCCTGCATTCATTGGACTCGGGCCCCAAGACACTCAGGTTGA
- the LOC138863818 gene encoding uncharacterized protein isoform X1: MESTLATRTAPSVSSDVNPYWWSAAFASQLVICVLGAVGSALSIFSVKLSKKMHEGMALQFNLFFFTFLIICVVILPTSLVDEYYTLNGWQEKHTGLYVALQTVFGSFERNVFGLIAVYRLMAMCFPIWFKLLSRPAVVLAVDLLLFLGVVALWLFVFLTETDQTDVGNPSTSDRGFAMYCFTLFMPIVVTISAYSTMLVIRARKRRAASAGEGHASLDSVSFAVGITILANILLDVPHILIHFRETKSTDLCFVVVHVFYRAHFALDPLCFVACNGAYREEIRARGLAWLREAAARVSAVAAAARGSSA, from the exons ATGGAATCCACTCTGGCGACCAGGACAGCACCCTCCGTCAGTAGCGATGTCAACCCGTACTGGTGGTCAGCTGCTTTCGCTTCGCAGTTGGTCATCTGTGTCCTTGGCGCCGTGG GCAGCGCCCTCAGCATCTTCAGCGTGAAACTCTCCAAGAAAATGCACGAGGGAATGGCTCTCCAGTTCAACCTGTTCTTCTTCACGTTCCTCATCATCTGCGTGGTCATCCTGCCGACCTCTCTGGTGGACGAATACTACACGCTGAACGGCTGGCAGGAGAAGCACACGGGGCTCTACGTCGCCCTCCAAACCGTCTTCGGCAGCTTCGAACGCAACGTCTTCGGACTCATTGCTGTGTACAG GTTAATGGCTATGTGTTTCCCAATATGGTTTAAGCTGCTGTCTCGCCCCGCTGTGGTCCTCGCCGTCGACCTGCTCCTGTTCCTGGGAGTCGTCGCTCTGTGGCTCTTCGTGTTCCTGACGGAG acCGACCAAACTGACGTGGGCAATCCAAGCACCAGTGACAGAGGCTTTGCAATGTACTGTTTCACTCTGTTTATGCCAATTGTTGTCACCATCTCCGCTTATTCCACAATGCTTGTGATT cgCGCGCGCAAGAGGCGGGCGGCGTCCGCGGGCGAGGGGCACGCCAGCCTCGACTCCGTGAGCTTCGCCGTGGGCATCACCATCCTCGCCAACATCCTCCTGGACGTCCCTCACATCCTCATCCACTTCCGCGAGACCAAGTCGACGGACCTCTGCTTCGTGGTGGTGCACGTGTTCTACCGGGCGCACTTCGCCCTCGACCCCCTCTGCTTCGTGGCCTGCAACGGGGCCTACCGGGAGGAGATCCGGGCGCGGGGCCTCGCCTGGCTGCGGGAGGCGGCCGCGCGGGTCTcggccgtcgccgccgccgcccggggCTCCTCGGCCTAG